GCCAACATTGCTTGATTTTCCAGAGTATACAGATCGTGTTGAACCAACCAGACAACGTTATATACGACGTGGAATTACAGCATTTGATGAGCAAGCAGATAACTTATTCAGACATTTAGATAGCCATATTGAGGAAATGTTGTACCTAAGAGACACACTTGCAGATCGCTCTATGCAAGAAAACAGACAAGCAGTTAAAGACCTTACAAATCAACTTCTAAGTGAACTGGGGTAATGAAGCACACTTTTCCTCTCCCTGAGCTATACAGAGCTTTAAGTGATGAACAAACATTAAAACGGTTTGCAATTGCATACATGCAACGGAACTTCCCAAATTGGAAGCCGGTTCAAATTATCAGTAATAAAGTGCTTGCTGAATATACAGGACTTGGCGAGAAGGGGTGAAAGAGGTGCTAGCCCAACGATTAGTAGATACAAGGAATATGGGATATGAGGAATGGCTTGAATATAGACGTTTAGGCATTGGTGGTTCTGATGTAGCAGCTATTTGCCAGATGAGCCGTTATAGATCACCAATGGCTGTGTACCTTGAGAAATTAGGTGAAGCTTCACCAGTAGAAGACAATCCAAAAATGAAAGCAGGACGTATGTTAGAGCCACTTATAGCTGATTGGTTTGCAGGAGACACCGGATATAAAGTATGGCGACAAAACGCAATATTTCAGCATCCGGAACATGATTTTATGCTAGCTAATATTGATCGATGGCTCCCAGGTCAAAATGCAGGGCTAGAATGCAAGAACACGGCTGAGTATTGTCGGAATGATTGGTTAGGAACACAAGCTCCTACAGAATATATCCTTCAGTGCAATCACTATATGGCTGTTACAGGAGCAGATAGATGGTTTATAGCAGTGCTTATCGGTGGTTGGGATTTTCAATGGCGAGTCATCGAGAGAGATGATGAGTTAATCAAAAACCTAATTACGGTGGAACGTGAGTTTTGGAATAACCATATAAAAGCAAAAGTACCTCCAGCATACTCTCAACAAGACACTGAGTATCTGAGTGACCAATATCCTGAATCTATCTCACAATCTAGCATTGAACTTCCAGAAGAAGCCTATGACAGTATACAGATGCTTTATCAAGCAAGGGCCGAAAAGAAGGATGCAATGAAACGTGAAGAGACAGCCGTGAACCAAATCAAAGGATACATGAAAAATCATGAGTTAGCTTACTTTCAGGGTGAATTAAAGTTCTCTTGGAAAACCGGAAAGAGAAGCAGAACATTTAGGGTTATTGGAGGAGACGAATAAGAATGACAACTGATAAAAAAGTAGATCAGTCTGATATCTCAAAACAACTTGCGGCCAGAACGCAAACCAAAGCCGAGAACTTCAACATGACAATCAAAAAGGAGCTTGCAGATAACTTCCAAGCGATTAAATCAATTGTTCCTAAGCATATGACACCAGAAAGGCTTGCGAGGATAACACTAACAGCAATCAGCCGCACTCCAAAGCTAGCAGAATGTACTTCAGCATCAATAGTAGGGGCTGTGATGAATTGCGCAACGCTTGGACTTGAACCTAATTTAATGGGACATGCGTACCTTGTTCCATTTAAGGATAACGAAACTGGAAAATGGGAATGTCAATTCCAAATCGGTTATAAAGGGCAGATCGACTTGATTCGGCGCACAGGTGATGTATCAAAAATCTATGCAGAAACAGTGTACGAGAACGATCTGTTTATCTACTTAAAAGGTGAAGATAAAAGGTTAGTCCATGTCCCTTTTGACATGTTACATCTACTAGAAAATTTTCAACCTAATAAAGATGACTTCTTAGAAATCATGATGGCTCAAGCAATTACCCGTATCAAAGAACGCAATCCTAAAGATGAAGGAAAAGCAGTCAGATATTATTCAGCTTATAGGTTAAAAGACGGAGCATTTGATTTCATGACACTCACAGCAGAACAATGTCAGCTACATGCTTTGAAACATTCGAAGTCAAAGAAAAACAATAAGCTAGTGGGACCATGGACAAATCACTTTGATGCTATGGCAAAGAAAACATGCATTAAAGAAATGGCAAAATACATGCCTATCAGCATTGAGGTACAAGAGAAATTAGCACTTGATGAAGCTGTATTAAAACCACGTAGAGATAACGGAATTGAGTCAGACAATATCTTTGATGCAGATTACAAAGTGATAGAAGCAGAGGAAGAAACGGAGCCAGAGGCACAAGAAGAAACGGAGTAAGAATGGGGTTGATAACATGGGAATGTTTGATGAAGTAAGAGCCGTACAAAAGCCAAATTTCAAGCGTAGAACGAAAAAACGGGTAGATCAGGGGAGAATTACTCCCCAGGTCTACAAAGAAGTAATGGAGCGAGACAAAGGGCGTTGTGTGCTGTGTGGTAAGACTACATGGTTACAAGCACACCACATCATTTTTAGAAGCGAGGGAGGCACTGGAGAGGCCCATAACCTTGCCTTAGCTTGCGGGCCATCTACTCAAACAGGTACGTGTCATTGGAAGGCTCACCACACGAAAGAAGGGCGTCAAGCGTTTCGGGATTACAGAGAAAAGGTGCTGCTTCCATTGTATCGAGGAGCATCGTAACAAGAGGGGAGCACGAAGGATGGACACAACAGATAAATACGGGGCGGGCTTCGTGGTCATCCCCCGTATAACCTTTGAACATTTTATAGATGAGGTGCTTTATAACTTCCTGATGAAAGGTGCGAATTACAAGGCTTCTAACGAGTGTCAGAGAGGACAAATTATTGTTTCGGTTAGGAAATTACCTGAAGTAATGGGATGGACTTACCAGCAGATCAGGACTTCACTAGACAGATTATCGAAGAGCCACCTAATCAAAATGGAGCAGATAAAATACAAAGGCAACAAAGCTTCACTAATCACAATTGTAAATTATGACGGGTTTCAGCAGCTAGAAAACTACTCAAAAATTAACGCACCGAACAACGCACCGAACAACGCAAGTGCTAACGCACCTAATAACGCACCTAACGAACCTGAAAACGACGTTGTACCAAGCGTTTTGGGTGATGAAGAAGATGGGAACAACGCACCGAACAACGCAGGTACAAACGCACCGAACAGCGCACCGAACAACGCTAATAGAACATCAGTTAAACAACAAGTAAAACATATAAAAGAATCTTGTCGGAGTCGCGAAGACATTACCTCTTTTGTTGACTCGCAACAGCTCCTCAACCGGATTGAATTACCGAATCGTTTGTTTGTTGAATACTTCGATCTGGTGAGACTTCAAAGAAAATCAGGAAAGATAGCAAACAGCGTTCTTGAAGGACTATGGGGTAGGTTAGCTAAACAGGCTGCTAATGCAAAACAATCAGCAGAAGCAAATCAGGCGATCGTAACCTATGCACTATCTACATACATCATGAACTACGGTCATAAGCCTGCCGAGTACGCATTCGGTATCATCAGCAATACAAGCGAGCCTGAAGCAAGACAAGGAATGATTAGACTACAGAACTCCAAACAGGAGGGGAAAAATGGAAAGGGTAGGACGAGATTTCAATCAGATGTTTCAGGAATTGCAAAAAAAGGCACAAGCAACACGGAACGTTTCGCCCACCTCAACACAAATTCAACACCAGTGCCCAAAGTGCAAGGATCTTGGGGGGACGATGTCATATGAGGAATATGCCTTTGGGATAGAAAAGGATCGTTCTCTAAAATACGAGGTTTGGAAAGAGTGTGAATGTCAGAAAAACAAGAGAATAGAGCGTATGTTCAAATCCAGTCAAATTACTGAAGAGTTCCGAAAGCTTGGTTTTAAAAACTTTAGCGTGGATGGAATGCCAAACGTAATACGGGAAGCGTTCGATATCTCAGCCACATATTTTAGGAATTTTGAAGAAATCGAAAAGGAACGGAAAAATAGCATAGCCCTATTAGGTAGGCCAGGTTCAGGAAAGACTCACCTTCTCATGGCGATTTCAAACAACCTGATTAAGAAAGGTATACCTGTTATCTACTTCCCATGGGTTGAAGGATTTAATGAGTTGAAGAATGACTTTGATCTTCTGGATACGAAGATTAGACGATTACAAACGGTTA
This is a stretch of genomic DNA from Brevibacillus laterosporus DSM 25. It encodes these proteins:
- a CDS encoding HNH endonuclease codes for the protein MGMFDEVRAVQKPNFKRRTKKRVDQGRITPQVYKEVMERDKGRCVLCGKTTWLQAHHIIFRSEGGTGEAHNLALACGPSTQTGTCHWKAHHTKEGRQAFRDYREKVLLPLYRGAS
- a CDS encoding recombinase RecT yields the protein MTTDKKVDQSDISKQLAARTQTKAENFNMTIKKELADNFQAIKSIVPKHMTPERLARITLTAISRTPKLAECTSASIVGAVMNCATLGLEPNLMGHAYLVPFKDNETGKWECQFQIGYKGQIDLIRRTGDVSKIYAETVYENDLFIYLKGEDKRLVHVPFDMLHLLENFQPNKDDFLEIMMAQAITRIKERNPKDEGKAVRYYSAYRLKDGAFDFMTLTAEQCQLHALKHSKSKKNNKLVGPWTNHFDAMAKKTCIKEMAKYMPISIEVQEKLALDEAVLKPRRDNGIESDNIFDADYKVIEAEEETEPEAQEETE
- a CDS encoding ATP-binding protein, with the protein product MFQELQKKAQATRNVSPTSTQIQHQCPKCKDLGGTMSYEEYAFGIEKDRSLKYEVWKECECQKNKRIERMFKSSQITEEFRKLGFKNFSVDGMPNVIREAFDISATYFRNFEEIEKERKNSIALLGRPGSGKTHLLMAISNNLIKKGIPVIYFPWVEGFNELKNDFDLLDTKIRRLQTVRVLFLDDLFKGREKPTDFQTEQLFAIVNYRYLNKLPILVSSERTFKDMCVIDEATGSRLYQMTADYRATLEGEGLNYRTRDAEVLSNV
- a CDS encoding YqaJ viral recombinase family protein, which encodes MLAQRLVDTRNMGYEEWLEYRRLGIGGSDVAAICQMSRYRSPMAVYLEKLGEASPVEDNPKMKAGRMLEPLIADWFAGDTGYKVWRQNAIFQHPEHDFMLANIDRWLPGQNAGLECKNTAEYCRNDWLGTQAPTEYILQCNHYMAVTGADRWFIAVLIGGWDFQWRVIERDDELIKNLITVEREFWNNHIKAKVPPAYSQQDTEYLSDQYPESISQSSIELPEEAYDSIQMLYQARAEKKDAMKREETAVNQIKGYMKNHELAYFQGELKFSWKTGKRSRTFRVIGGDE